A region from the Streptosporangium sp. NBC_01756 genome encodes:
- a CDS encoding GntR family transcriptional regulator: MIEFYLDGRSGVSPYLQLVQQVRHALRLGVLREGDQMPTVKEVVAHLAINANTVLKAYRELEHEGLVAARPGVGTFVTATLTNASLAAHGPLRLELQRWLAKARRAGLDDESIEALFMTTFRTTAQEDIA, translated from the coding sequence GTGATCGAGTTCTATCTGGACGGCAGGTCGGGCGTTTCGCCGTACCTGCAGCTGGTCCAGCAAGTACGGCATGCGCTGCGGCTCGGCGTGCTGCGCGAGGGCGACCAGATGCCGACCGTCAAGGAGGTCGTGGCGCACCTGGCGATCAACGCCAACACCGTCCTGAAGGCCTACCGGGAACTCGAGCACGAGGGCCTGGTCGCCGCCCGGCCGGGGGTGGGGACGTTCGTGACGGCGACGCTCACCAACGCCTCGCTGGCCGCGCACGGCCCGCTGCGGCTGGAACTGCAGCGCTGGCTGGCCAAGGCCCGCCGGGCCGGCCTCGACGACGAAAGCATCGAGGCCCTCTTCATGACCACCTTTCGGACCACCGCCCAGGAGGACATCGCGTGA
- a CDS encoding Lrp/AsnC family transcriptional regulator encodes MQPLDGVDLRVVAALQVNGRATWDRIGRVLNEPTRSVARRAARLRESGMLSVVGLLDDRRLGSAVLRLRCRPGSAVAVGEALAELPQTRSVTLVSGAVDCVAELAVADDALEDLLFHGIPEIDGVLEIIAYPALKYFSTPLDWHLSVLTRQEVEGLREQWTSAPGRAQRASEALSAEDGQIIAALVGDGRATHAEVAAATGTSESTARRRLDSLLRRGTLRIRAEIEPAYLGLPTEAVLWIRVAESEVEAIGHTLAGRPAVRCVAAVAGDHQLVAQVALPSRAELYALLRVIGGLRGIRAIETTVMLRSLKRGFMIKKDGRVERQAGPTGSS; translated from the coding sequence GGGTGCTGAACGAGCCGACCCGCAGCGTGGCGCGGCGGGCCGCCCGGCTCCGGGAGTCGGGGATGCTCTCGGTGGTCGGACTGCTCGACGACCGGCGGCTGGGTTCGGCCGTGCTCCGGCTGCGCTGCCGCCCCGGCTCGGCGGTCGCCGTGGGCGAGGCTCTCGCCGAACTGCCGCAGACCCGGTCCGTCACGCTGGTCTCGGGGGCGGTGGACTGCGTGGCGGAGCTCGCGGTGGCCGACGACGCCCTGGAGGACCTGCTCTTCCACGGCATCCCGGAGATCGACGGGGTGCTGGAGATCATCGCGTATCCGGCGCTGAAGTATTTCAGCACCCCCCTGGACTGGCATCTCAGCGTGCTCACCCGGCAGGAGGTCGAGGGGCTGCGCGAGCAGTGGACCTCGGCTCCGGGGCGCGCCCAGCGCGCATCCGAGGCCCTCTCCGCCGAGGACGGACAGATCATCGCGGCGCTGGTCGGCGACGGCCGCGCCACCCACGCCGAGGTCGCGGCGGCCACCGGGACCAGCGAGTCGACGGCCCGCCGCCGCCTGGACTCGCTGCTGCGCCGGGGCACCCTGCGGATCCGCGCCGAGATCGAACCCGCCTACCTGGGGCTGCCGACCGAGGCCGTGCTCTGGATCCGGGTCGCCGAGAGCGAGGTGGAGGCCATCGGCCACACACTGGCCGGCCGGCCGGCGGTCAGGTGCGTCGCAGCCGTGGCGGGCGACCACCAGCTGGTCGCGCAGGTCGCCCTGCCCAGCCGGGCGGAGCTGTACGCGCTCCTGCGGGTGATCGGCGGGCTGCGGGGCATCCGGGCCATCGAGACGACCGTGATGCTCCGCTCGCTCAAGCGCGGTTTCATGATCAAGAAAGACGGCCGGGTGGAGCGCCAGGCCGGCCCGACCGGCTCCTCGTGA
- a CDS encoding S41 family peptidase produces MTISRIATAGLALVLAAACTTPTPPRSQASTAAGTACAQPQGRPGAETATTIDVIEQAYFCILGNYYSGATLDARSLLSAGFAALTQELNRNGRDVPEATMPALTGDHKTDWTAFEAAYRKTTDQVPGLRDKLAVVTLDAIVAGLGDNHARWTHDVKRPPDYYDGDGYGLGLQANANGPQVDGNPGVALPPLFVTTVQGGAAQAAGLRPGDIIESINGSAPFLDGMATPAIAVLYPQYPQARPVRLRLLRQSTGRRWSVTLKPGLYQRDLAALQVVRSKLLEDGIAYVRLTGFASDSANRVFKAISRLRTGRTLSGVVLDLRGNGGGSPVEAIRLVSAFGHGKVTAYQCTVDGKCATSWTDDTVELLNLPLTVLTDRSCASACEHFSSAVKDLRLGRLVGTRTAGVISGPAQPYLLSNNTTLSFPARHHLGPNREVIDRIGVPPDHHVPLTPKDAAAGRDPALAKALTLLNK; encoded by the coding sequence ATGACCATCAGCAGGATCGCGACCGCCGGGCTCGCCCTCGTCCTGGCGGCGGCCTGCACGACACCGACGCCGCCGCGCAGCCAGGCGAGCACGGCAGCCGGTACGGCCTGCGCGCAGCCGCAGGGGCGCCCCGGGGCGGAGACGGCCACCACGATCGACGTCATCGAGCAGGCCTACTTCTGCATCCTCGGCAACTACTACAGCGGTGCCACGCTGGACGCCCGCTCGCTGCTGAGCGCCGGATTCGCCGCCCTGACCCAAGAGCTCAACCGCAACGGGCGCGACGTGCCCGAGGCGACCATGCCGGCGCTGACCGGCGACCACAAGACCGACTGGACCGCCTTCGAGGCCGCCTACCGCAAGACCACCGATCAGGTCCCCGGCCTCCGCGACAAGCTGGCCGTCGTCACCCTCGATGCCATCGTGGCCGGCCTCGGCGACAACCACGCCCGCTGGACACACGACGTCAAGCGGCCGCCCGACTACTACGACGGCGACGGCTACGGCCTGGGTCTCCAGGCGAACGCCAACGGCCCGCAGGTGGACGGCAACCCCGGCGTCGCCCTCCCCCCGCTGTTCGTCACCACCGTGCAGGGCGGCGCGGCGCAGGCCGCCGGGCTGCGCCCGGGCGACATCATCGAATCGATCAACGGATCGGCGCCCTTCCTCGACGGGATGGCCACTCCCGCGATCGCCGTCCTCTACCCGCAATATCCGCAAGCGCGTCCGGTCCGGCTGCGGCTCCTGCGGCAGAGTACCGGCCGCCGCTGGAGCGTGACGCTCAAGCCCGGCCTCTACCAGCGGGATCTGGCCGCCCTGCAAGTGGTGCGGTCGAAGCTGCTGGAAGACGGCATCGCCTATGTACGGCTGACCGGGTTCGCTTCCGACTCCGCCAACAGGGTTTTCAAGGCGATCTCCAGGCTGCGCACCGGCCGGACGCTGTCCGGCGTCGTGCTGGACCTGCGCGGCAACGGCGGCGGCAGCCCTGTGGAGGCGATCCGGCTGGTGAGCGCGTTCGGCCACGGCAAGGTCACCGCCTACCAGTGCACTGTGGACGGCAAGTGCGCGACATCGTGGACCGACGACACCGTCGAGCTGCTCAACCTGCCGCTGACGGTACTCACCGACCGCAGTTGCGCCTCGGCCTGCGAGCACTTCAGCTCCGCGGTCAAGGACCTGCGCCTCGGCCGGCTGGTCGGCACCAGAACCGCCGGGGTCATCTCCGGCCCGGCGCAGCCGTACCTGCTCAGCAACAACACCACGCTGAGCTTTCCCGCCAGGCACCACCTGGGGCCCAACCGCGAGGTGATCGACCGGATCGGTGTGCCGCCCGACCACCACGTGCCCCTGACCCCGAAGGACGCGGCCGCCGGGCGCGACCCCGCGCTGGCCAAGGCCCTGACCTTGCTGAACAAGTGA
- a CDS encoding cupin domain-containing protein, which translates to MTVIRHAESRRTETPNAVMTTLASPTQGGSGQAVWRVDMNPGQVGPLHAIDAEQVWTVLDGGATVELGGEKLTVEPGDTLVLPADVPRRLGADPVTGFAAIVVALPGMRAYVIDDTRVLEHCAVPDGDKLLPAWVV; encoded by the coding sequence ATGACTGTCATCCGCCATGCGGAAAGCCGCCGGACCGAGACGCCCAACGCCGTCATGACCACGCTCGCCTCTCCGACCCAGGGCGGCTCGGGACAGGCCGTCTGGCGCGTTGACATGAACCCCGGCCAGGTGGGCCCGCTGCACGCCATCGATGCCGAGCAGGTGTGGACCGTGCTGGACGGTGGCGCGACCGTCGAACTCGGCGGCGAGAAGCTCACCGTCGAGCCGGGCGACACCCTCGTCCTCCCGGCCGACGTGCCGCGCCGCCTGGGCGCGGACCCGGTGACCGGTTTCGCCGCCATCGTCGTCGCCCTCCCGGGCATGCGCGCCTACGTGATCGACGACACCCGCGTCTTGGAGCACTGCGCCGTCCCCGACGGCGACAAGCTCCTGCCGGCCTGGGTCGTCTGA
- a CDS encoding MarR family winged helix-turn-helix transcriptional regulator, whose amino-acid sequence MSSDPPGFELPLRLLLGFRVLIDELHTELARQGHPDMRPMHGFVFQAIGIDGTTAAELGRRLGVSKQAAGKTVDALERRGYVERGSDPHDARRKVVRLTERGVDFLMRSARIFDDLRARWAETLGEERLRALEADLREVTPLDVFPLDVPGWFGGH is encoded by the coding sequence GTGTCAAGTGACCCGCCGGGGTTCGAGCTGCCGCTCCGGCTGCTCCTCGGCTTCCGCGTCCTCATCGACGAACTCCATACCGAGCTGGCCAGACAGGGCCATCCGGACATGCGGCCGATGCACGGCTTCGTCTTCCAGGCGATCGGCATCGACGGCACGACGGCGGCCGAGCTCGGCCGCCGTCTGGGAGTGTCCAAACAGGCGGCGGGCAAGACTGTCGACGCGCTGGAGCGGCGCGGCTACGTGGAGCGCGGCTCCGACCCCCACGACGCGCGGCGCAAGGTCGTACGGCTCACCGAGCGCGGCGTCGACTTCCTGATGCGCTCGGCCCGCATCTTCGACGACCTGCGGGCCCGCTGGGCCGAGACGCTCGGCGAGGAGCGGCTGCGCGCACTGGAGGCCGACCTGCGCGAGGTCACCCCGCTGGACGTCTTCCCGCTCGACGTCCCCGGCTGGTTCGGCGGCCACTGA
- a CDS encoding alpha/beta hydrolase family protein, translated as MRQILAVAAGLVVLAASACSAPTPPRTAALPATPTGPATLPAPTGAYPVGTTALYLKDASRPDPWNLDVDARELKVTLWYPTKQRDGKRAPYMTPKESELAMRRYGIAGVPDDTLSKTRTNAIEDAEPTGRRLPLVVLSPGFTNPMSTLTSLAEDLASRGYVVAGIDHTYESYATAFPDGRVAECLACDSDTDPGFGTGVVQGRAADVSFVLDQLPSKWNGSDRIDRSRIAMAGQSIGGAGSVAAMLRDSRVRAGIDMDGTTYARIPKSGLSRPFMFLGSPQHAPGGGDTSWERDWKLLTGWKRWIVLSGAEHQSFTDGPLLAGALGISPVSGVLPAARSAELTRTYVAAFLDQHLKSKRQPLLEGPSSRHPEVTFCPATCGPPTGRPRS; from the coding sequence ATGAGACAGATCCTGGCAGTCGCCGCGGGACTGGTCGTCCTGGCCGCGTCCGCCTGCTCCGCGCCCACGCCGCCCCGGACCGCCGCTCTGCCGGCCACACCGACCGGCCCCGCCACCCTGCCCGCCCCCACCGGCGCCTATCCGGTCGGCACCACCGCCCTGTATCTGAAAGACGCCTCCCGCCCCGACCCCTGGAACCTCGACGTCGACGCCAGAGAGCTCAAGGTCACCCTGTGGTATCCGACCAAGCAGCGGGACGGGAAGCGCGCGCCGTACATGACGCCGAAGGAATCGGAACTCGCCATGAGGCGCTACGGGATCGCGGGCGTCCCGGACGACACGCTGAGCAAGACGCGCACGAACGCCATCGAAGACGCCGAACCCACGGGGCGGAGGCTTCCGCTGGTGGTGCTCTCCCCCGGCTTCACCAATCCGATGAGCACACTCACGTCCCTCGCCGAGGATCTGGCCAGCCGAGGGTATGTGGTGGCCGGGATCGACCACACCTACGAGAGCTACGCCACGGCCTTCCCCGACGGGCGGGTCGCCGAATGCCTCGCCTGCGACAGCGACACCGACCCGGGCTTCGGCACCGGAGTGGTCCAGGGCCGGGCGGCTGACGTCTCCTTCGTCCTCGACCAGCTCCCCTCGAAGTGGAACGGTTCCGACCGGATCGACCGCTCCAGAATCGCGATGGCCGGCCAGTCGATCGGCGGAGCCGGCTCCGTGGCAGCCATGCTGAGGGACTCCCGCGTGCGCGCCGGCATCGACATGGACGGCACCACCTACGCCCGCATCCCCAAGAGTGGGCTCTCCCGGCCGTTCATGTTCCTGGGTTCGCCGCAGCACGCCCCCGGCGGCGGCGACACTTCATGGGAGCGCGACTGGAAGCTGCTGACCGGGTGGAAGCGCTGGATCGTGCTGTCGGGCGCGGAACACCAGTCCTTCACCGACGGCCCGCTGCTGGCGGGCGCCCTCGGCATCAGCCCCGTCTCCGGTGTTCTGCCTGCGGCGCGCTCCGCCGAACTCACCCGCACCTACGTGGCGGCCTTCCTCGACCAGCACCTGAAGTCCAAGCGGCAGCCCCTCCTGGAGGGGCCGTCCTCGCGCCACCCCGAGGTCACGTTCTGCCCCGCGACCTGCGGCCCACCTACCGGCCGGCCGCGTTCCTGA
- a CDS encoding ABC transporter ATP-binding protein: MNTVLQAQGLGRKYGKRWALRECTIDIPAGHVVGLVGPNGAGKTTLLKLASGQLEPTTGGITVLGGRPASGPAQLARVGFVAQDTPVYAGLTVADHLRLGARLNPRWDATMARDRIARLGLDPAQRAGRLSGGQRAQLALTLGLAKRPELLILDEPVASLDPLARREFLQGLMEATVEHEFSVILSSHLISDLERVCDFLIVLVDSRVQVAGEVDKLLATHHRLTGPRRDPDRLPADQHVVSARHTDRQSTYVIRTDAPVHDPAWTVTQLSLEDLVLAYMDKHTTDRRVALEVQR, translated from the coding sequence GTGAACACCGTCTTACAGGCCCAGGGCCTGGGCAGGAAGTACGGCAAGCGCTGGGCGCTGCGCGAGTGCACCATCGACATCCCGGCGGGCCACGTCGTCGGGCTGGTGGGTCCCAACGGAGCCGGCAAGACCACGCTGCTGAAGCTGGCCAGCGGCCAGCTGGAACCGACGACGGGCGGCATCACCGTGCTGGGCGGCCGGCCCGCCAGTGGCCCGGCGCAGTTGGCCAGGGTCGGGTTCGTCGCCCAGGACACCCCCGTCTACGCCGGGCTGACCGTCGCCGACCACCTGCGGCTGGGAGCGCGGCTCAACCCCCGCTGGGACGCCACCATGGCGCGGGACCGGATCGCGCGACTCGGTCTCGATCCCGCCCAGCGGGCAGGCAGGCTGTCGGGCGGCCAGCGTGCTCAGCTCGCCCTCACCCTGGGCCTGGCCAAGCGGCCCGAGCTGCTGATCCTGGACGAGCCGGTCGCCTCGCTCGACCCGCTCGCCCGCCGCGAATTCCTGCAGGGCCTGATGGAGGCCACGGTCGAGCACGAGTTCAGCGTGATTCTCTCCTCCCACCTGATCTCCGACCTGGAACGGGTGTGCGACTTCCTGATCGTGCTCGTCGACTCGCGCGTCCAGGTGGCCGGGGAGGTCGACAAGCTGCTGGCCACCCACCACCGGCTCACCGGCCCGCGCCGCGACCCCGACCGGCTCCCCGCCGACCAGCACGTGGTCTCCGCGCGCCACACCGACCGGCAGAGCACCTACGTGATCCGTACCGACGCCCCGGTCCACGACCCCGCCTGGACGGTCACCCAGCTCAGTCTGGAGGACCTCGTCCTGGCCTACATGGACAAGCACACCACCGACCGGCGAGTCGCCCTGGAGGTACAGCGATGA
- a CDS encoding PadR family transcriptional regulator yields MALRYALLGLLSERPASGYDLAKVFEGELGSYAWQAGYNRIYPELAHLADEGLIEPAGEGARGRRAYALTDAGRSELRAWLLAPRKGGAVRNEPVLRLFLLSALEPEDARRVLREIADSSEIQIAELGHAMAADTPVSPDGSLPFGWLAAGYGLRQYQASRDWAVWALGELDKTAHRRPAPPP; encoded by the coding sequence ATGGCACTGCGATACGCCCTGCTCGGTCTGCTGTCGGAGCGGCCTGCGAGCGGCTATGACCTGGCCAAGGTGTTCGAGGGAGAGCTGGGGAGTTATGCGTGGCAGGCCGGCTACAACCGGATCTATCCCGAGCTGGCACACCTCGCCGACGAAGGGCTGATCGAGCCCGCCGGCGAGGGTGCGCGAGGCCGCCGCGCCTATGCCCTCACCGATGCGGGGCGCAGCGAGTTGCGCGCCTGGCTGCTGGCGCCCCGCAAGGGTGGCGCGGTCCGCAACGAGCCGGTGCTGAGGCTGTTCCTGCTGTCCGCGCTCGAACCAGAAGACGCTCGCAGAGTACTGCGCGAGATCGCCGACAGCAGCGAGATCCAGATCGCCGAGCTCGGCCACGCGATGGCGGCAGACACGCCGGTCTCACCCGACGGAAGTCTGCCCTTCGGCTGGCTCGCCGCCGGCTACGGACTACGCCAGTACCAGGCGTCCCGCGACTGGGCCGTATGGGCGCTCGGCGAGCTCGACAAAACAGCGCATCGACGCCCGGCACCGCCCCCCTGA
- a CDS encoding zinc metalloprotease, with product MPPEERTKETPQNEMPTHRVCATDEVNERLLRTVPGYADVRSEIENRTSRVLAFGAAVLRTGCTRIPVVVHVLHRTAAEDISDAQIRSQIEVLNADFRATNPDRSSTPPVFAPLIGDARVTFELADVDPHGDPTNGITRTSTSNSSFTSDTDNVKFASTGGADAWPADRYLNIWTCGNLRDTAGRALLGYAQFPGGPAATDGVVILHSAFGATGTATAPFNLGRTATHEIGHWLNLRHIWGDDGTGCTGSDFVADTPNAGGPNFGTPTFPHVSCENGPGGDLFVNYMDYVDDVAMFMFTRGQVDRMQAALDGPRSSIGVTGPCGGNPPEEFVEEPPDDGAVPFVLGGGRAAAEIDPLIVVVQQLGAVLAGYSSAAAEGRLEARDAARWQQLSAVYTQLVALLG from the coding sequence ATGCCACCCGAGGAACGCACCAAGGAGACACCGCAGAACGAGATGCCCACCCACAGGGTGTGTGCCACCGACGAGGTCAACGAGCGGTTGCTCCGTACGGTCCCGGGCTACGCGGACGTGAGATCGGAGATCGAGAACCGCACGAGCCGGGTGCTCGCCTTCGGTGCGGCGGTCCTGCGCACCGGGTGCACGCGGATCCCGGTCGTGGTCCACGTTCTCCATCGCACGGCGGCGGAGGACATCTCCGACGCCCAGATCCGGAGCCAGATCGAGGTGCTCAACGCCGACTTCCGCGCGACGAACCCCGACCGGTCGTCGACACCCCCGGTCTTCGCCCCCCTGATCGGTGATGCCCGGGTCACCTTCGAACTGGCCGACGTCGACCCGCACGGCGACCCGACCAACGGGATCACCCGTACCTCGACCTCGAACTCCTCGTTCACCTCCGACACCGACAACGTCAAGTTCGCCTCCACCGGTGGCGCGGACGCGTGGCCCGCCGACAGGTATCTCAACATCTGGACCTGCGGCAACCTCCGCGACACGGCGGGCCGGGCGCTGCTCGGTTATGCGCAGTTCCCCGGGGGCCCGGCGGCCACTGACGGCGTCGTGATCCTGCACAGCGCGTTCGGTGCGACGGGGACGGCGACCGCGCCGTTCAATCTGGGGCGCACCGCCACCCACGAGATCGGGCACTGGCTCAATCTGCGCCACATCTGGGGCGACGACGGGACCGGGTGCACCGGCTCCGACTTCGTCGCGGACACGCCGAACGCCGGCGGACCCAATTTCGGGACGCCGACGTTCCCGCACGTCTCGTGCGAGAACGGACCCGGCGGCGACCTCTTCGTGAATTACATGGACTACGTGGACGACGTGGCGATGTTCATGTTCACCAGGGGACAGGTGGATCGGATGCAGGCGGCGCTCGACGGCCCGCGGTCGAGCATCGGGGTCACCGGTCCCTGCGGCGGCAATCCCCCCGAAGAGTTCGTCGAAGAGCCCCCCGACGACGGCGCCGTGCCGTTCGTGCTCGGCGGCGGCCGGGCGGCGGCCGAGATCGACCCGCTGATCGTCGTCGTGCAGCAGCTCGGTGCCGTCCTGGCCGGCTACTCCTCGGCCGCGGCCGAGGGACGGCTTGAAGCCCGGGACGCGGCGCGGTGGCAGCAGCTCTCGGCCGTCTACACGCAGCTCGTCGCCCTGCTCGGCTGA
- a CDS encoding ABC transporter permease: MIWLTWRQFRGSAAMMAALLVILAIALALTGPGLASDYSAGIAACTQDNTCDRFYDRFFGGHETSFMALTLVVLLLPALAGLFWGAPLITRELEAGTHLMVWNQSITRGRWLAVKLGLMGLTAVAVTGLCGLMVTWWSDPLDRSAAENLALMAPLVFGARGITPIGYAAFTFVLGVTVGMLMRRTLPAMAITLAVFAAIQLAMPLLVRPHLMPPITATFELGKANVDGIGINRDRGGYVDIRLRSAVPGHAGAWVLSGSLVDPSGRTLGTGGEAAAQVSTTSGPCAPSAGAGDGCMVEINRLGYRQQATYQPLERFWPFQWIETGIYALLTLGLSWFCFWWIRRRLS, encoded by the coding sequence ATGATCTGGCTGACCTGGCGCCAGTTCCGCGGCTCGGCCGCGATGATGGCCGCCCTGCTCGTCATCCTCGCCATCGCCCTGGCCCTGACCGGCCCCGGCTTGGCCTCCGACTACTCCGCCGGGATCGCAGCCTGCACCCAGGACAACACCTGCGACCGCTTCTACGACCGCTTCTTCGGCGGGCACGAGACCTCGTTCATGGCCCTGACTCTCGTCGTGCTGCTCCTGCCCGCGCTCGCCGGGCTCTTCTGGGGAGCACCGTTGATCACCCGTGAGCTGGAGGCGGGCACGCACCTGATGGTGTGGAACCAGAGCATCACCCGCGGCCGCTGGCTGGCGGTCAAGCTCGGGCTCATGGGCTTGACCGCCGTGGCCGTCACCGGCCTGTGCGGCCTCATGGTGACCTGGTGGTCCGACCCTCTGGACAGATCAGCCGCTGAGAACCTGGCCCTGATGGCTCCCCTGGTGTTCGGCGCGCGCGGCATCACCCCGATCGGATATGCGGCCTTCACCTTCGTCCTGGGCGTGACCGTGGGCATGCTGATGCGCCGCACACTGCCCGCCATGGCCATCACCCTGGCCGTCTTCGCCGCGATCCAGCTCGCCATGCCGCTGCTGGTCCGTCCCCACCTGATGCCCCCGATCACTGCGACCTTCGAGCTCGGCAAGGCGAACGTGGACGGCATAGGCATAAATCGGGACCGAGGCGGATATGTGGATATTCGCCTGAGGTCGGCCGTTCCCGGCCACGCGGGCGCCTGGGTCCTATCCGGCAGCCTGGTCGATCCGTCCGGCCGTACGCTCGGCACCGGCGGCGAAGCCGCCGCCCAGGTCTCCACGACATCGGGACCCTGTGCACCGTCGGCGGGCGCCGGGGACGGCTGCATGGTCGAGATCAACCGGCTCGGCTACCGGCAGCAGGCGACCTACCAGCCCCTTGAGCGCTTCTGGCCCTTCCAGTGGATCGAGACCGGGATCTACGCCCTGCTCACCCTCGGCCTCTCGTGGTTCTGCTTCTGGTGGATCCGCAGGCGCCTGTCATGA
- a CDS encoding carotenoid oxygenase family protein, with protein MSYMAPVPDEIDAHDLPVSGALPPELTGRYFRNGPNPLPGERPGHWFNGHGMLHGVRLRDGRAEWYRNRWVRTGKLAGLPYVRADGGRELTAVSANTHVIEHAGRILALVENGLPYQITPDLDTVGALDFHGRLTTAMTAHPKQDPVTGDLHFFGYGVRPPYLTYHRLDASGALVHSREVTVPGGTMMHDFAITEHHVVWLDLPVTFQPQLVGKTMPYRWDDAYGARLGVMRHDQPDAPVRWFDIEPCYVFHVGNAHEDAFERIVLHAVRYSPADFTAVWRMAGGGADPAGPAAAAAAAPDGTARLHRWTLDPTAGTITEQALDDRAIEFPTLDDDRIGRAARYLYTSDDSAIVKYDLTSGGTSSHRLKPGTVIGEAVFVPATSGPRGEDDGWLLSITTRQDGSASQLLVLDASDLAARPVAAIDLPRAVPAGFHGSWIADRPAP; from the coding sequence ATGTCCTATATGGCCCCCGTGCCCGATGAGATCGACGCCCATGACCTGCCCGTATCAGGCGCTCTGCCGCCAGAGCTGACCGGCCGCTATTTCCGCAACGGCCCCAACCCGCTGCCCGGTGAGCGGCCCGGCCACTGGTTCAACGGGCACGGCATGCTGCACGGCGTCCGGCTGCGCGACGGCCGCGCCGAGTGGTATCGCAATCGCTGGGTCCGCACCGGCAAACTCGCCGGCCTGCCATACGTGAGAGCTGACGGCGGCCGTGAATTGACGGCGGTGTCGGCCAACACCCATGTGATCGAGCATGCAGGGCGCATTCTCGCGCTGGTGGAGAACGGCCTGCCCTACCAGATCACCCCCGACCTCGACACCGTCGGGGCCCTGGACTTCCATGGACGGCTGACCACCGCCATGACCGCCCATCCCAAGCAGGACCCCGTGACCGGCGACCTGCACTTCTTCGGCTACGGCGTGCGCCCGCCCTACCTGACCTACCACCGCCTGGACGCCTCAGGCGCACTCGTGCACAGCCGCGAGGTAACGGTCCCCGGCGGCACCATGATGCATGACTTCGCGATCACCGAGCACCACGTCGTCTGGCTCGACCTGCCGGTCACCTTCCAGCCGCAGCTGGTCGGCAAGACCATGCCCTACCGATGGGACGACGCCTACGGTGCCCGGCTCGGAGTCATGCGCCACGACCAGCCCGACGCCCCGGTGCGCTGGTTCGACATCGAACCCTGCTACGTCTTCCATGTCGGCAACGCCCACGAGGACGCCTTCGAGCGCATCGTGCTCCACGCCGTCCGCTACAGCCCCGCCGACTTCACCGCCGTCTGGCGCATGGCAGGCGGCGGCGCCGATCCGGCCGGCCCTGCCGCAGCCGCAGCCGCCGCTCCAGACGGTACGGCACGGCTGCACCGCTGGACCCTCGATCCCACCGCCGGCACCATCACCGAACAAGCGCTCGACGACCGCGCCATAGAGTTCCCGACACTGGACGACGACCGCATCGGCCGCGCCGCCCGCTACCTCTACACCAGCGACGACTCCGCGATCGTCAAATACGACCTCACCAGCGGAGGCACCAGCAGCCACCGGCTCAAGCCGGGAACCGTCATCGGTGAGGCGGTCTTCGTACCGGCCACCTCCGGTCCACGCGGAGAAGACGACGGCTGGCTGCTGTCCATCACCACCCGGCAGGACGGCAGCGCCTCCCAGCTCCTGGTGCTCGACGCGTCGGACCTGGCCGCACGACCGGTCGCGGCCATCGACCTGCCACGCGCCGTCCCAGCGGGCTTCCACGGCTCATGGATCGCAGACAGGCCGGCGCCGTAA